The following coding sequences lie in one Pirellulales bacterium genomic window:
- a CDS encoding response regulator transcription factor, which produces MTDRDMSARIAALSPRRREVFRLISLGCTAADMAAILGLSHWTIANHRRAVMLQLGCDKSILLARLAIKHGVSRLDETLAPAEKRRRGRGEDGWN; this is translated from the coding sequence ATGACCGACCGTGATATGAGTGCTCGCATCGCCGCCCTCAGCCCGCGACGCCGCGAAGTCTTTCGCCTGATCAGCCTGGGGTGCACCGCCGCCGATATGGCCGCCATTTTAGGGCTGTCCCACTGGACGATCGCCAATCATCGGCGGGCCGTCATGCTCCAGCTGGGATGCGACAAGTCGATCCTTCTCGCCCGCCTGGCGATCAAGCACGGCGTGTCTCGCCTCGACGAGACTTTGGCGCCCGCGGAGAAACGCCGACGAGGACGGGGCGAAGACGGTTGGAATTGA
- a CDS encoding SOS response-associated peptidase: MCHHYCQASRPRAADYGVQRDRLQLEFPEGGFYPLSRVPIVRFDPAGERELIAAEWGLLPFWWKPSGAATSRKAFQRRCFNARSETAAEKPAYREAFKHRRCLIPATEFYERGHGFRFADARPFAFAGLWESWSAGDGETIESCTLLTTEPNALIRSVGHHRMPVLLSDERAYAAWLDLAEVSTAPTPADAMTLRPPST; this comes from the coding sequence GTGTGCCACCACTATTGCCAAGCCTCCCGACCGCGAGCTGCCGACTACGGCGTGCAGCGCGACCGTCTGCAACTGGAGTTCCCCGAAGGGGGCTTCTATCCGCTGTCGCGAGTGCCGATCGTCCGGTTCGATCCCGCCGGCGAGCGGGAGTTGATCGCCGCGGAGTGGGGTTTGCTGCCGTTCTGGTGGAAGCCGTCGGGCGCCGCGACCAGCCGCAAGGCGTTTCAACGGCGATGCTTCAACGCCCGGAGCGAGACTGCCGCGGAGAAGCCGGCCTATCGCGAAGCGTTCAAGCATCGTCGCTGCCTGATCCCGGCGACGGAATTTTACGAGCGGGGTCATGGCTTCCGCTTCGCCGATGCTCGGCCGTTCGCGTTCGCCGGGCTCTGGGAATCGTGGAGTGCGGGGGACGGCGAGACGATCGAAAGTTGCACGCTGCTGACGACCGAGCCGAACGCGTTGATTCGCTCTGTCGGCCATCATCGGATGCCCGTTCTGTTGTCCGACGAGCGGGCGTACGCGGCGTGGCTCGACTTGGCCGAAGTCTCGACGGCTCCGACCCCAGCGGACGCGATGACGCTGCGGCCCCCATCGACGTGA
- a CDS encoding AAA family ATPase produces MVSKNSRAVERSGDSPIDYALQYLRAGLSVVPIRGDGSKAAAVAWKRLTQERATESDVRGWWLADNVGVAVAHGPASGNSEVVDLDDVSLMGEFFGEIEARCPGLLERLTIVRTPRPGYHLIYRCSMVEGNKVLARGPDGNALIETRGAGGYALAPGSPGCCHPTGREYEHASGPPLTDLPTITAVERAAIFAAARVFDEKPPEPRENPVGVINGTHDGVSPGDGYNARATWCEILTPHGWRENFTRGDVTHWTRPGKEEGTSATTGLRSKGGTELIYIFSTSATPFEANCGYSKFAAFTLLNHDGDFAAAARALASQGYGDRRGAATTTAGLAAATPQFITPPLPPIETLTFRQLAAGNPRLAEPVVEGLFRAGETVNVIAPPKAGKSWLVYGLALSIINGRDWLETFPTRRGKVLLVDNELHRATLANRVPAVAEKMGLLAADYIDDLHVWPLRGNLRSLVELRREFEAIPHGEYQAIILDAKYRFAIEGQSENDNSAETLIYNRLDGYAASTGAAFVLIHHASKGGQGGKAVTDVGAGAGAQSRAADAHLVLREHEEPGVVVLEAAVRSFQPVDPLPLRFEFPLWLPAGGVDPGKLKGRLSVKELRQAADDREGFALIAEALQAGPASTRQVRDVTGLSKDRADRLLSLLVAGRQVDVETETVRGNVCRIYTLKDRD; encoded by the coding sequence ATGGTATCAAAAAACTCTCGCGCGGTCGAGCGAAGCGGCGATTCGCCGATCGACTACGCGCTTCAATATCTCCGCGCCGGGCTCTCCGTCGTGCCGATCCGCGGCGACGGCAGCAAGGCCGCGGCCGTTGCATGGAAGCGGCTCACGCAGGAACGCGCGACCGAAAGTGATGTCCGCGGGTGGTGGCTCGCCGATAACGTCGGAGTCGCCGTCGCCCACGGCCCGGCAAGCGGCAACAGCGAGGTTGTTGACCTGGATGACGTCTCGCTGATGGGCGAGTTTTTCGGGGAGATTGAGGCTCGCTGCCCGGGGCTGCTCGAGCGCCTGACGATCGTCCGGACGCCTCGCCCGGGTTATCACCTCATCTATCGCTGCTCGATGGTCGAGGGCAATAAGGTCCTGGCGCGCGGCCCTGACGGGAACGCTCTTATCGAGACCCGCGGCGCCGGCGGCTACGCGCTCGCGCCCGGGTCGCCCGGCTGCTGTCACCCGACCGGGCGTGAATACGAACACGCGAGCGGCCCGCCGCTGACCGACCTGCCGACGATCACCGCCGTGGAACGCGCGGCGATATTTGCGGCGGCGCGGGTGTTCGATGAGAAGCCACCTGAGCCGCGCGAAAACCCCGTCGGCGTCATCAACGGTACGCACGACGGGGTGAGCCCAGGCGACGGCTACAACGCCCGGGCGACCTGGTGCGAGATCCTCACCCCCCATGGGTGGCGAGAAAACTTCACCCGTGGCGACGTGACGCATTGGACGCGACCCGGCAAGGAGGAGGGGACGTCCGCAACGACGGGGCTGCGGAGCAAGGGGGGGACCGAACTGATCTATATCTTCTCGACGTCGGCGACGCCGTTCGAGGCAAACTGTGGTTACAGCAAATTTGCCGCGTTTACTTTGTTGAACCACGACGGCGACTTTGCGGCTGCGGCCCGTGCACTGGCGTCGCAGGGTTACGGCGATCGGCGGGGGGCTGCTACGACGACCGCGGGGCTCGCGGCCGCGACGCCGCAATTCATCACGCCGCCGCTCCCCCCAATCGAGACGTTGACATTCCGGCAGCTTGCCGCGGGCAACCCACGCCTCGCCGAGCCCGTCGTCGAGGGGCTGTTCCGTGCGGGCGAGACGGTCAACGTTATCGCGCCGCCGAAAGCGGGGAAATCATGGCTCGTTTACGGGCTCGCGCTTTCGATCATCAACGGGCGGGATTGGCTCGAAACTTTCCCGACCCGCCGCGGAAAAGTTTTGCTCGTCGATAACGAGCTGCACCGCGCGACCCTCGCGAATCGCGTCCCCGCCGTTGCGGAAAAAATGGGGCTTCTTGCGGCCGATTACATCGATGACCTGCACGTCTGGCCCCTGCGCGGCAACCTGCGGTCGCTGGTCGAGTTGCGTCGCGAGTTCGAGGCGATCCCGCACGGCGAGTATCAAGCGATCATTTTGGACGCAAAGTATCGGTTCGCGATCGAGGGGCAATCCGAGAATGACAATAGTGCGGAAACACTAATCTACAACCGCTTGGATGGATACGCCGCTTCGACCGGCGCGGCGTTCGTCCTCATTCACCACGCCAGCAAGGGGGGCCAGGGGGGCAAAGCCGTTACCGACGTCGGGGCAGGCGCCGGGGCTCAATCTCGCGCGGCCGACGCTCACCTCGTGCTGCGAGAGCACGAGGAACCGGGCGTCGTGGTGCTTGAGGCGGCCGTCCGATCATTTCAACCAGTCGACCCGCTGCCACTGCGATTCGAGTTCCCGCTGTGGCTCCCGGCCGGCGGCGTCGACCCCGGGAAGCTCAAAGGGCGGCTGAGCGTGAAGGAACTAAGGCAGGCGGCCGACGACCGGGAAGGTTTTGCCCTGATCGCCGAAGCGCTGCAGGCCGGCCCCGCATCCACGCGGCAGGTTCGGGATGTTACTGGGCTGAGCAAGGACCGGGCCGACCGGCTGCTGTCGCTGCTGGTCGCCGGCCGGCAAGTGGACGTCGAGACCGAGACCGTCCGCGGAAACGTATGCCGAATTTACACCCTCAAGGACCGCGATTAG
- a CDS encoding DUF1580 domain-containing protein, which produces MSNLHHDGAENGAVLLNESPRLTLTQLARQQGKGPSTTWRWALRGCRGAKLETFLVGGTRYTTGPAFERFVAAINAAPTAIGGAKVATSRQREAAIAAAEAELARAGV; this is translated from the coding sequence ATGAGCAATTTACACCATGACGGCGCTGAAAATGGCGCCGTACTTCTCAATGAATCGCCTCGGCTCACGTTGACGCAGCTCGCGCGGCAACAGGGGAAAGGCCCTAGCACGACGTGGCGCTGGGCGCTGCGTGGCTGCCGCGGCGCCAAACTTGAAACTTTTCTCGTGGGCGGCACGCGCTACACGACGGGGCCGGCTTTCGAGAGATTTGTCGCGGCAATCAACGCGGCGCCGACCGCAATCGGCGGCGCGAAGGTCGCGACTTCTCGCCAGCGCGAAGCGGCGATTGCCGCGGCCGAGGCCGAGCTGGCCCGCGCCGGCGTCTAG
- a CDS encoding site-specific integrase: MPRIAGASIPKYRKHRASGQAVVTIGGRDYYLGPHGTKASRIEYDRLITEWLAGGRSLAFGTPADAITVVELAADYLRFARKYYGGGNRSDCNRIIYAVKPLKELYGKTPAAEFGVLQYKAVRERLIAHGYARSNINAMMARLVRMFKWGAAEGRLPAAVPQNLAIVPGLRRGKCDAKESAPVLPVDDAVVEATLVHLPEVVGDMVRFQRLTGCRPGEVCALRPVDVDCTGDVWLYRPRHHKTAHHGKERTIFVGPKAQAVLLKYLARDSEAHCFRPCDSERKRRAAQHAARTTPLSCGNRPGTNKAKKPRKTAGGAYVPLSYAAAIRRACDAAGVERWSPNRLRHAAATEIRREFGLEAAQVILGHSQANVTQVYAERDAAKGYDVARQIG; this comes from the coding sequence ATGCCGCGAATTGCCGGAGCCTCAATCCCCAAGTACCGGAAGCATCGCGCCTCCGGGCAAGCCGTCGTCACGATCGGCGGCCGCGATTACTACCTTGGCCCGCACGGGACCAAGGCGAGCCGAATCGAATACGATCGGCTGATCACCGAGTGGCTCGCCGGGGGGCGGTCGCTCGCCTTTGGGACGCCTGCGGATGCGATCACCGTCGTCGAACTGGCTGCCGACTATTTGAGGTTCGCCCGGAAGTACTACGGGGGCGGAAATCGCAGTGACTGCAATCGCATCATTTATGCCGTCAAGCCGCTCAAGGAACTGTACGGCAAGACTCCGGCGGCCGAGTTCGGCGTCCTGCAGTACAAAGCCGTGCGGGAGCGGCTGATCGCCCACGGCTACGCCCGCAGCAACATCAACGCGATGATGGCCCGGCTCGTCCGCATGTTCAAATGGGGGGCGGCCGAAGGCCGCTTGCCGGCGGCGGTCCCCCAGAATCTCGCCATCGTCCCCGGGCTGAGACGGGGGAAGTGCGACGCCAAGGAATCGGCGCCCGTCCTGCCGGTCGACGACGCCGTTGTCGAGGCGACCCTGGTTCACTTGCCCGAAGTCGTCGGCGATATGGTCCGCTTCCAACGGCTCACCGGCTGTCGCCCCGGCGAGGTCTGCGCCCTCCGACCGGTCGACGTCGACTGCACCGGCGACGTGTGGCTCTACCGACCCCGGCACCACAAGACGGCCCACCACGGCAAGGAACGGACAATCTTCGTCGGCCCCAAGGCCCAAGCCGTGCTGCTGAAGTACCTGGCCCGCGACTCCGAGGCCCATTGCTTCCGGCCGTGCGACAGCGAGCGGAAGCGGCGTGCGGCGCAGCATGCGGCCCGCACGACGCCGTTGTCGTGCGGCAATCGACCGGGGACCAACAAGGCGAAGAAACCCCGGAAGACGGCCGGCGGCGCCTACGTGCCGCTCTCTTACGCGGCTGCCATTCGTCGAGCGTGCGACGCGGCGGGCGTCGAACGCTGGAGCCCGAACCGCCTGCGTCACGCCGCGGCCACCGAGATCCGTCGCGAGTTCGGCCTTGAGGCGGCCCAAGTGATTCTTGGCCACTCCCAAGCGAACGTGACGCAGGTTTACGCCGAGCGAGACGCGGCCAAGGGTTACGACGTGGCCCGGCAAATCGGGTGA
- a CDS encoding histidine triad nucleotide-binding protein, with translation MSTIFQRIIDREIPARIVYEDDDCLAFHDVSPQAPVHVLIIPKRPIASLAAASDADAELLGRLTLAIRDVARELGLAETGYRVVANTGADGGQTVDHLHFHLLGGRAMTWPPG, from the coding sequence ATGTCCACGATCTTTCAGCGAATCATCGATCGCGAGATCCCGGCCCGGATCGTCTACGAAGACGACGATTGTCTCGCGTTCCACGACGTGAGCCCGCAGGCGCCGGTCCACGTGCTGATCATCCCCAAACGGCCGATCGCATCGCTCGCCGCGGCGAGCGACGCCGACGCCGAGCTGCTGGGCCGCCTGACGCTGGCGATCCGCGACGTCGCCCGCGAACTGGGGCTGGCCGAAACGGGTTACCGCGTCGTCGCCAACACGGGCGCCGACGGGGGCCAAACGGTCGACCACCTTCATTTCCACCTGCTCGGCGGCCGCGCGATGACCTGGCCCCCGGGCTAG
- a CDS encoding Trm112 family protein, with translation MSPVSDQLLAILRCPVDRSALSVADEATVAAVNAAVMRGEARTVGGAKVVKPIDGGLLRAAGDRLYPIVDGIPVMLPDDAIELPRE, from the coding sequence ATGTCCCCCGTCAGCGATCAATTGCTCGCGATCCTCCGCTGCCCCGTCGACCGCAGCGCCCTGTCCGTCGCCGACGAGGCGACCGTCGCCGCAGTCAACGCGGCCGTCATGCGCGGCGAAGCCCGAACCGTCGGCGGCGCCAAGGTCGTCAAGCCGATCGATGGCGGCCTGCTTCGCGCCGCGGGGGATCGGCTCTACCCGATCGTCGACGGCATCCCGGTGATGCTCCCCGACGACGCCATCGAACTGCCGCGCGAATAG